One genomic region from Vicinamibacteria bacterium encodes:
- a CDS encoding TonB family protein, with protein sequence MAESHLPTNFGRYQVKGLVGEGSMGRVYRAFDPRAQRIVAIKTLKSEHLSSSRGHDYLNRFRREAQAAGNLAHPHIITIFDVGEDYFVMELLEGQTLASLLRPTGTFELPEALRILGLVAEGLDHAHSKGIIHRDIKPSNIMLLPDGRPKIMDFGVAHLSSTVITTAGEFVGSPSYMAPEQVTSSKASPRTDLFSFAVVAYEMLTGRRPFEGESIAQTVYAIVNAEAVCPSSWNPALPRHYDVVFRRALAKDPSVRYANATAFMAALGRRSADNVVSAMAAAESSLPEGDVPPVGDVTTHDLKAPPGAPESAPGTPAVRFAAWSHRLPPLLLAALALSATVALIALRAPRPAGRSTESPSSLLTGAIEITTDPVGAQVWVDNTKRGLSPLTLSGVLPGRHAVRVALPGFSSGELALDVPAGAFAVPLRFNLQPANAILQIRSAPDGALVFVDGHPRGTTPITTLSVSPGKHGVELTLKGFAPWFEAVQASAGDRMPLLGRLQPEPGNAPPSAHLRSLGWVHEGDFLEPGPDVTPPRKISGESAPYPEPARKLKLRGTVAVEMTITTRGEPTDLRVVESAGAALDDAVLAAVRTWRYATAEKNGVKVQTRVRVQQDFEGGRQTRAETTFP encoded by the coding sequence ATGGCCGAGAGCCATCTGCCGACTAACTTCGGGCGCTACCAGGTCAAGGGCCTTGTAGGCGAAGGGTCCATGGGCCGGGTCTATCGGGCCTTCGACCCCAGGGCCCAGCGCATCGTCGCCATCAAGACCCTGAAGAGCGAGCACCTGTCGAGCTCCCGGGGCCACGATTATCTGAACCGCTTTCGAAGGGAAGCCCAAGCCGCCGGCAACCTGGCCCATCCCCACATCATCACCATCTTCGACGTGGGCGAAGACTACTTCGTCATGGAGCTGCTGGAAGGCCAAACCCTGGCCTCCCTTCTCCGGCCGACGGGGACGTTCGAGCTTCCGGAAGCGCTCCGCATCCTGGGCCTAGTGGCCGAGGGTCTCGACCACGCCCACAGCAAGGGCATCATCCACCGGGACATTAAGCCATCAAACATCATGCTCCTCCCCGATGGGCGCCCAAAGATCATGGATTTTGGCGTCGCGCACCTCTCCTCCACGGTGATCACGACCGCGGGGGAGTTCGTGGGTTCGCCGTCTTACATGGCCCCCGAGCAGGTTACGAGCAGCAAGGCCTCGCCCCGCACCGACCTCTTCTCTTTCGCCGTCGTGGCCTACGAGATGCTGACGGGGAGAAGACCGTTCGAGGGAGAGTCCATCGCCCAGACCGTTTATGCCATCGTCAACGCGGAAGCGGTCTGTCCCTCCTCCTGGAACCCCGCTCTGCCCCGGCACTACGACGTCGTGTTTCGACGAGCCCTCGCCAAGGACCCGAGCGTGCGCTACGCGAATGCCACCGCCTTCATGGCCGCTTTGGGCCGGCGGAGTGCGGACAACGTCGTCTCCGCGATGGCGGCGGCCGAGTCCTCTCTCCCGGAAGGGGACGTGCCTCCCGTGGGCGATGTCACCACTCATGACCTCAAGGCGCCCCCGGGAGCGCCGGAGAGTGCGCCCGGGACGCCGGCCGTCCGCTTTGCCGCGTGGTCACACCGCCTTCCGCCCCTCCTTCTGGCAGCCCTGGCTCTGTCCGCGACCGTCGCTTTGATCGCGCTCCGCGCCCCGCGTCCGGCCGGACGGTCCACGGAGTCGCCCTCTTCTCTCCTGACCGGAGCCATTGAGATCACGACCGACCCCGTGGGCGCCCAGGTCTGGGTGGACAATACGAAGAGGGGACTATCGCCACTGACTCTCTCGGGGGTACTCCCCGGCCGACACGCGGTCCGGGTCGCCCTCCCCGGGTTCTCCTCCGGGGAGTTGGCCTTGGACGTGCCCGCGGGAGCGTTCGCCGTGCCTCTGCGCTTCAATCTGCAGCCGGCGAATGCCATCCTCCAAATCCGTTCGGCGCCCGATGGAGCCCTCGTGTTCGTTGATGGCCACCCCCGGGGAACAACGCCCATCACCACCCTCTCCGTGTCCCCGGGCAAGCATGGGGTGGAGCTCACGCTCAAGGGTTTCGCGCCCTGGTTTGAGGCCGTCCAGGCGAGTGCTGGCGACCGGATGCCCCTTCTCGGCAGGCTCCAGCCCGAACCAGGCAACGCGCCGCCGAGCGCGCACTTGAGGAGCTTGGGGTGGGTCCACGAGGGGGACTTCTTGGAACCGGGGCCGGACGTGACGCCTCCGCGGAAGATCTCGGGGGAGAGCGCCCCCTACCCCGAGCCCGCCCGAAAGCTCAAGCTGCGGGGCACGGTTGCGGTCGAGATGACGATCACCACTCGGGGAGAGCCCACCGACCTTCGAGTCGTGGAGTCGGCGGGAGCGGCCCTGGATGATGCCGTCCTCGCCGCCGTCCGCACGTGGCGCTACGCTACGGCGGAAAAGAACGGGGTCAAGGTCCAAACCCGCGTCCGCGTCCAACAGGACTTCGAGGGCGGACGCCAGACCCGCGCGGAGACTACCTTCCCGTAA
- a CDS encoding carboxypeptidase-like regulatory domain-containing protein — MRHRLLHAGCVLTILMGSGGCAAPRILGKATLVDESGAPLPPPPVPGVTLNFINLGGKIEESVVSVQTDVQGKYRSPELPPGKYTVEAVLPGFVIGRTTVLLGKHGTKEAPFVLKKIRESKGKSVKESQEENIPTPGEVKIKPPL; from the coding sequence ATGAGGCATAGGCTCCTGCACGCGGGCTGCGTTCTCACGATCCTCATGGGAAGCGGGGGTTGTGCGGCGCCACGCATCCTGGGCAAGGCGACCCTCGTTGATGAAAGCGGCGCCCCTCTTCCACCCCCCCCTGTCCCGGGGGTCACCCTCAACTTCATCAACCTCGGCGGGAAGATCGAGGAGTCGGTGGTCTCCGTCCAGACCGACGTCCAGGGGAAGTATCGTTCGCCGGAGCTCCCGCCCGGCAAGTACACGGTGGAGGCTGTTCTCCCCGGATTCGTGATCGGGAGGACAACGGTCTTGCTTGGAAAGCATGGGACTAAGGAAGCGCCCTTCGTTCTAAAGAAGATCCGCGAGTCCAAGGGTAAGTCGGTCAAGGAGAGTCAGGAGGAGAACATCCCTACCCCTGGAGAGGTGAAGATCAAGCCGCCCCTGTGA
- a CDS encoding HD domain-containing phosphohydrolase has translation MGLPPSRILVVDDEPSFGGLVAEVLTERGFETVSLTDPLEALERARDGSFAAAVLDLIMPKMGGLELADGIRGVSPDTQILILTGHGDMDSAIEGIRHGVFDYIGKANLQVARLERSVRQAVERWRLLRENRELLERLSRSNRHLRALLDVGVVLTGEPHLDRLLAGLVASAKELCGAAAGRALLFEPMAEGGMRVQLAVGEGSDSLPAARLGEQEGIATLVAGTGETVLLARAQDHPRYSVRCDEMPLDRPGFVCAGLHHGGIRGALTIAGAKSGAFGPEERDLLASLARQAAVAIENALAQERAINFFTHTSEILVSVMEGMDIFPPGHSRGVAALSDMVTRRLGMTDAERRSVHFAGLLHDIGKIRLDPAILKSPNYASPEVRRHIQQHPALGAELLKPITVWADILPMIHGHHEWWNGKGYPRSLSGEEIPLGARVVAVAEAFDAMTRGTPYGRKRSSEDALNEIQAFAGTQFDPKIARVFVAEYRVHGEEITSRG, from the coding sequence ATGGGCCTGCCTCCTTCTCGAATCCTCGTGGTGGATGACGAGCCGTCCTTTGGCGGCCTGGTGGCCGAGGTCTTGACGGAGAGGGGCTTCGAAACGGTCTCTCTCACCGATCCTCTCGAGGCCCTGGAGAGAGCGCGCGACGGGTCGTTTGCGGCCGCGGTCCTCGACCTCATCATGCCCAAGATGGGCGGCCTCGAGCTGGCGGACGGGATCCGTGGCGTGAGCCCCGACACCCAGATCCTGATCCTGACCGGGCACGGGGACATGGATTCCGCGATCGAGGGAATCCGCCATGGCGTGTTCGACTACATCGGCAAGGCCAACCTGCAGGTGGCCCGGCTGGAGCGCTCGGTCCGTCAAGCCGTGGAGCGATGGCGCCTGTTGCGCGAGAACCGCGAGCTCCTGGAGCGGCTGAGTCGCTCCAACCGGCACCTGCGGGCCCTCCTCGACGTGGGTGTCGTTCTCACGGGTGAGCCCCATCTCGATCGGCTCCTGGCCGGGCTGGTGGCCTCCGCCAAGGAGCTGTGCGGGGCGGCGGCGGGGCGGGCCCTGCTCTTCGAGCCCATGGCGGAAGGGGGGATGAGGGTGCAGCTGGCGGTGGGGGAGGGGAGCGACTCCCTGCCTGCGGCGCGGCTGGGTGAGCAGGAGGGAATCGCCACCCTGGTCGCGGGAACGGGGGAGACGGTGCTTCTGGCGCGTGCCCAGGACCACCCCCGCTACTCCGTTCGCTGTGATGAGATGCCCTTGGACCGGCCGGGATTCGTTTGCGCGGGCCTTCACCACGGAGGGATCCGCGGCGCCCTGACCATCGCGGGGGCGAAGAGCGGCGCCTTCGGACCCGAGGAGCGGGATCTGCTCGCGAGTCTGGCCCGCCAGGCCGCGGTCGCCATCGAGAACGCGCTCGCCCAGGAGCGGGCCATCAACTTCTTCACCCACACCTCGGAGATTCTGGTCTCGGTCATGGAGGGGATGGACATCTTTCCCCCTGGACACTCGCGGGGGGTGGCCGCCCTCTCCGACATGGTGACCCGGCGCCTGGGCATGACGGACGCGGAGCGGCGCAGCGTGCATTTCGCGGGCCTGCTCCACGACATAGGGAAGATCCGTCTCGACCCCGCCATCCTGAAGTCGCCGAACTATGCTTCTCCGGAGGTCCGCCGCCACATCCAGCAACATCCCGCCCTGGGCGCCGAGCTCCTGAAGCCGATCACGGTCTGGGCGGACATCCTGCCCATGATCCACGGCCACCACGAGTGGTGGAACGGCAAAGGCTACCCCCGGAGCCTGAGCGGCGAGGAGATCCCCTTGGGCGCGCGGGTGGTGGCGGTGGCGGAGGCCTTCGACGCGATGACGCGGGGCACGCCCTACGGCCGGAAGCGATCGTCGGAGGATGCCCTCAACGAGATCCAAGCCTTCGCGGGGACGCAGTTCGATCCCAAGATCGCGCGGGTCTTCGTGGCGGAGTACCGGGTCCACGGGGAGGAGATCACCTCCCGCGGCTAA
- a CDS encoding PQQ-binding-like beta-propeller repeat protein, whose translation MGLAYFLFSVLAQIPSADALPLGPQGAPGAAVSPAPVVDTGRRPRLAWLVDLGAESLRASPAAAGTSGRPIEVSVPGAAYIFTLGPDGSLQRQKRLAVDASAPYGVAFTDSGLALASKEGSIGLWTLSPRAELSLRWRRELGERASSVGWDGGDAVFVATWRNRLLGLGAADGRLLWAVDIGGRAEAPAIVEGGDVFVVTRAKAFLRIDAATGRVRWKVGLPDLAVHPPVLFGEKPRLALCGTGDGQLIAYDTATGRVHWSSALPGKLASAPFVGPESVAAVTAEGTVLAYSPSGQPRWTQPGSSEGPAALLLQSPGGVAPRLLAVSKVLVGLDLGTGTRLADYPKAAAEQLKRRFADAMLEGEKTYSEGEKQALMAQEAFDISGPLFGPARLFGPNVAFGTEDGWAYVFDAATLRPRGRYRAGQGSSGLPVLASGRVLAVAGEEIFGLDPSTGRVVWRRILGGDAGPVTGEGTLGVVAGGRVHALNPVDGVLQWSLRGRFRSVAPPAVGGDPKAAPWLVDDGEGSLRAVWPSGILGGEPLSAGGDLLPVRSASARSWVAATRQGSVFEVAWEPPPVGSRPSEGRLVKTWEKSLDERLTEIQVARGRMVVRSEAGYLVGLDEYGHESWRLHVSGEDRYEVIPQSAYLVIMGATDVRVHDWVSGEMKFQGKVESPALGADIRGKSLLWVDRSGGAHRADLLEGRLLESADLGEPLASATRAGSGFLVTTTAGELGLVDIGDGASSPPQGGGQAGVKRGEGQ comes from the coding sequence ATGGGCTTGGCCTATTTCCTCTTCTCGGTTCTGGCGCAAATCCCTAGCGCCGATGCGCTGCCCCTGGGCCCGCAGGGGGCTCCGGGGGCCGCCGTGTCCCCAGCCCCGGTTGTCGACACGGGTCGGAGGCCGCGGCTGGCCTGGTTGGTGGACCTGGGAGCCGAGTCTCTCCGGGCCTCGCCCGCCGCGGCGGGGACGAGTGGGCGGCCTATAGAGGTCTCGGTCCCGGGTGCGGCCTACATCTTTACCCTGGGCCCCGACGGATCGCTGCAGAGACAGAAGCGGCTCGCCGTCGACGCATCGGCTCCCTACGGGGTCGCCTTCACGGACTCGGGCCTGGCTCTGGCGAGCAAAGAGGGCTCGATCGGCCTCTGGACCCTCTCTCCGCGTGCGGAGCTCTCCCTTCGGTGGCGCCGGGAGCTCGGCGAGCGAGCCAGTTCCGTGGGGTGGGACGGCGGCGATGCGGTCTTCGTGGCCACCTGGCGGAACCGGCTTCTGGGGTTGGGGGCCGCGGATGGTCGCCTGCTGTGGGCGGTCGACATCGGGGGCCGGGCGGAGGCTCCCGCGATCGTGGAGGGGGGAGATGTCTTCGTGGTCACGAGGGCCAAGGCCTTCCTTCGCATCGACGCCGCCACCGGCCGCGTCCGCTGGAAGGTGGGCCTGCCCGACCTCGCCGTGCATCCCCCGGTGCTCTTCGGGGAAAAGCCGCGGCTGGCGCTTTGCGGGACCGGGGACGGTCAGCTGATCGCCTACGACACGGCTACGGGCCGAGTTCACTGGTCCTCGGCCCTGCCCGGGAAGCTCGCGAGTGCTCCGTTTGTGGGCCCGGAGTCTGTGGCGGCCGTCACCGCGGAGGGGACGGTCCTTGCCTATTCTCCATCCGGGCAACCGCGCTGGACTCAGCCCGGCTCCTCCGAGGGCCCGGCGGCGCTCCTGCTGCAGTCGCCCGGCGGCGTGGCGCCGAGGCTCTTGGCGGTCTCCAAGGTGCTGGTAGGCCTGGACCTCGGCACGGGCACCAGGCTCGCGGACTATCCCAAGGCGGCGGCGGAGCAACTCAAGCGGCGGTTCGCCGACGCCATGCTTGAAGGCGAGAAAACCTACTCGGAGGGGGAGAAACAGGCTCTGATGGCGCAGGAGGCGTTCGATATCTCCGGTCCCCTCTTCGGGCCCGCTCGTCTGTTCGGACCGAATGTGGCTTTCGGCACCGAAGACGGCTGGGCGTACGTCTTCGACGCCGCGACGCTCCGCCCCCGTGGGCGGTATCGAGCCGGGCAAGGGTCCTCGGGCCTTCCTGTTCTGGCGTCCGGACGCGTCCTGGCCGTGGCCGGGGAGGAGATTTTCGGGCTCGACCCGTCTACGGGTCGCGTGGTCTGGAGGAGAATCCTCGGCGGCGACGCCGGTCCTGTGACGGGAGAAGGGACCCTGGGGGTGGTGGCGGGCGGACGCGTTCACGCCTTGAATCCCGTGGACGGCGTCCTCCAGTGGAGTCTTCGCGGTCGCTTTCGGTCGGTGGCCCCGCCCGCGGTGGGCGGGGACCCCAAAGCGGCCCCCTGGCTAGTGGACGATGGGGAGGGGAGCCTGCGGGCGGTGTGGCCCTCGGGGATCCTCGGGGGTGAGCCGTTGTCGGCAGGGGGAGACCTTCTTCCCGTGCGGTCCGCATCGGCCCGCTCCTGGGTGGCGGCGACCCGGCAGGGAAGCGTGTTCGAAGTTGCCTGGGAGCCCCCGCCGGTGGGGTCCCGCCCCTCCGAGGGTCGCCTCGTCAAGACCTGGGAAAAGAGCTTGGACGAGCGCCTGACGGAGATCCAGGTCGCGCGGGGGCGCATGGTGGTGCGCTCCGAAGCCGGTTACTTGGTGGGCTTGGACGAATACGGCCACGAGTCGTGGCGGCTGCACGTTTCCGGCGAGGATCGCTACGAGGTCATTCCGCAGTCGGCGTACCTCGTGATCATGGGCGCCACAGACGTCCGAGTCCACGATTGGGTCTCGGGGGAGATGAAGTTCCAGGGGAAGGTCGAATCGCCGGCCTTGGGAGCGGACATCAGGGGGAAGTCTCTCCTGTGGGTCGACCGCTCCGGAGGAGCCCACCGGGCCGATCTTCTAGAGGGCCGTCTCTTGGAGAGCGCGGACCTCGGCGAGCCCCTGGCCTCGGCCACGCGGGCGGGGAGCGGGTTCCTCGTGACCACGACCGCGGGTGAGTTGGGGCTAGTGGACATAGGGGACGGCGCGTCGAGCCCCCCTCAGGGCGGAGGGCAAGCTGGTGTCAAGAGAGGAGAAGGACAATGA
- a CDS encoding ATP-binding protein, whose protein sequence is MAAAAKPEGLVVAIVGEGTDSRSWASVLGARGFRVVHGEELSALLPEHPVLTLIFSEPKDAPKTVTEVAGLPSPPPVTLFMGPLDEEHPHTRFVHTLIEAKREWEGTFDAIVDPVALVDGGGLLVRANLGLARVLGCSIREIISSPYREVLGEPRPGFPDPIALSLADGRPRTEETRFMKLEGTLQVTTSPLLGEADGRRGLVVILKDVSEFKENQERLLQAVRLADVGQLAAGVAHEINTPLASMALRAESLLQNAQDPRLLAIDTFKNFPRYLKTIDEEIFRCKKIIGALLDFSRSRKPEVRITDLNALAERATELVDHQMRLKQVTLSLRLDPDLRHIEADDGQIRQVLIALLMNALDATSAGGHVVVETRQDGDHGVSLSVTDDGVGIPTENLPKIFSPFFTTKPLGQGTGLGLAVCHGIVAGHGGEIRVESEVGRGTRFAMVLPTARKAPGNQG, encoded by the coding sequence GTGGCCGCCGCGGCGAAGCCCGAGGGCCTTGTAGTAGCGATCGTGGGCGAGGGGACCGACTCCCGCAGCTGGGCCTCTGTCTTGGGAGCGCGCGGCTTCCGAGTTGTCCACGGCGAGGAACTCTCCGCCCTGCTCCCCGAGCACCCGGTTCTGACCCTCATCTTTAGCGAGCCCAAGGATGCCCCCAAGACCGTGACCGAGGTGGCTGGTCTGCCCTCCCCGCCGCCCGTCACCCTCTTCATGGGCCCCCTTGACGAAGAGCATCCCCACACCCGGTTCGTGCACACCCTGATCGAGGCCAAGCGCGAGTGGGAGGGGACATTCGACGCCATCGTGGATCCGGTGGCGCTGGTGGACGGCGGGGGCTTGCTGGTGCGGGCCAACCTGGGCCTGGCCCGCGTCCTCGGCTGCTCGATCCGCGAGATCATCTCCTCCCCCTACCGCGAGGTCCTGGGCGAGCCTCGGCCCGGTTTCCCCGACCCTATCGCCTTGAGCCTCGCCGACGGTCGGCCCCGCACCGAGGAGACGCGCTTCATGAAGCTCGAGGGCACCCTGCAGGTGACGACCTCTCCCCTGCTCGGCGAGGCGGACGGCCGCCGGGGGCTGGTCGTGATCCTCAAGGACGTGAGCGAGTTCAAGGAGAACCAGGAGCGCCTCCTCCAGGCCGTCCGGCTGGCCGATGTCGGCCAACTCGCCGCGGGCGTCGCCCACGAGATCAACACCCCACTCGCCTCCATGGCCCTGCGGGCGGAGAGTCTCCTCCAGAACGCCCAGGACCCCCGCCTGCTCGCCATTGACACCTTCAAGAACTTTCCGCGCTACCTGAAGACGATCGACGAGGAGATCTTCCGCTGCAAGAAGATCATCGGCGCCCTTCTGGATTTCAGCCGCAGCCGCAAGCCGGAGGTGCGCATCACGGACCTGAACGCCCTCGCGGAGAGGGCGACCGAGCTCGTGGATCACCAGATGCGGCTCAAGCAGGTGACGCTCTCCCTCCGGCTCGACCCCGACCTGCGGCATATCGAGGCCGACGACGGCCAGATCCGGCAGGTTCTCATCGCCCTGCTCATGAACGCCCTGGACGCGACCTCGGCCGGGGGCCACGTGGTGGTCGAGACGCGGCAGGACGGCGATCACGGCGTCTCCCTCTCCGTGACCGACGACGGGGTGGGGATCCCGACCGAGAATCTGCCCAAGATTTTCAGCCCCTTCTTCACCACCAAGCCGCTCGGGCAGGGGACGGGCTTGGGCCTGGCCGTCTGCCACGGTATCGTGGCCGGCCATGGAGGCGAGATCCGCGTGGAGAGCGAGGTCGGGAGGGGCACGCGGTTCGCCATGGTCCTGCCCACGGCCAGAAAAGCGCCGGGCAATCAGGGGTAA
- a CDS encoding response regulator has translation MPGFPTAGGPTRTYSVSCHNCHAPFDAFDTHWCSCAAVGRTLVCPSCRTCFCAAPPAYKRSFWIDAPGGLWDLPLAEQTPEGAPERNPHPSQLMRPLVLLVDNEPQIRRVVSRAIQSLGFGMIRGTNGEEALLLAKEYQPDLILTDALIPGLDGREMCGHIKADPETARIRVVVMTVLYPNVMYAMEAYKKFKVDEYVTKPLEFEALRALLRRHLGEPPEWAQCSTG, from the coding sequence ATGCCAGGATTTCCCACGGCGGGCGGACCAACAAGAACATACTCGGTCTCCTGTCACAATTGCCACGCTCCTTTTGACGCCTTCGACACGCACTGGTGCTCCTGCGCCGCCGTGGGGCGCACCCTCGTCTGCCCGAGCTGCCGGACGTGCTTCTGCGCGGCCCCGCCCGCATACAAGCGGAGCTTCTGGATCGACGCCCCCGGAGGCCTGTGGGATCTGCCGCTCGCGGAGCAGACGCCCGAAGGGGCCCCCGAGAGGAACCCGCACCCGAGCCAGCTCATGCGGCCGCTCGTGTTGCTCGTGGACAACGAACCGCAGATCCGGAGGGTGGTGAGCCGGGCGATCCAGAGCCTGGGCTTCGGGATGATCCGGGGCACTAACGGCGAGGAAGCCCTGCTCCTCGCCAAGGAGTACCAGCCGGACCTGATCCTCACCGACGCCCTCATCCCCGGGCTGGACGGGCGGGAGATGTGCGGTCATATCAAGGCCGACCCCGAGACCGCGCGCATCCGCGTCGTGGTCATGACCGTCCTCTACCCGAACGTCATGTACGCGATGGAAGCCTACAAGAAGTTCAAGGTCGACGAGTACGTGACCAAGCCCCTGGAATTCGAGGCGCTGCGAGCCCTCCTCCGAAGGCACCTGGGTGAGCCGCCGGAATGGGCCCAGTGCTCGACCGGGTAG
- a CDS encoding sigma-54 dependent transcriptional regulator — translation MAEMQSARVLVLEDDKALSEVVCEELRARGCHTVPAHTVADGFEQLKQWEFDVALVDLILPDGSGIELLKHIAEEELPTESIVLTGYAAVSTAIEAMKLGAYDYLTKPARMEELEVRVAKAAEKARLRRENLSLRERLKRQDPAQGLVTEDPAMKEVLATVGRVAPSDIPVLIQGESGTGKELIARAIHERSPRAGLPFLAINCAAVPESLLESELFGHEKGSFTGAIARKPGLFELADRGVLLLDEVGEAPLSVQVKLLRVLETKEFLRVGGTRPVRSDVRIVSATNRNLKEEMHEGRFREDLYYRLNGVSLQLPALRDRREDIPLLARHFVDRFAGKKKLSAKTLELLKAYSWPGNIRELSMAIQRAVVLCAKDTIEPDDLPLDVRTPDWKAPAVRTELTLAEMEREYIATVLEQHQGHRGKTARALGIDPKTLYNKLSQDQVRKKGDDQEG, via the coding sequence ATGGCGGAGATGCAGTCGGCGCGGGTGCTGGTCCTGGAGGACGACAAGGCCCTCTCGGAAGTCGTCTGCGAGGAGCTGCGCGCCCGGGGTTGCCACACCGTGCCCGCCCACACCGTCGCGGACGGCTTCGAGCAGCTCAAGCAGTGGGAGTTCGACGTTGCCCTCGTGGACCTCATCCTCCCCGACGGCAGCGGGATCGAGCTCCTCAAGCACATCGCGGAGGAGGAGCTGCCCACGGAATCCATCGTCCTCACCGGGTACGCCGCGGTCTCGACCGCCATCGAGGCCATGAAACTGGGGGCCTACGACTACCTCACCAAGCCGGCGCGGATGGAGGAGTTGGAGGTTCGGGTGGCCAAGGCCGCGGAGAAAGCCCGTCTGCGGCGGGAAAACCTCTCCCTGCGGGAGCGGCTCAAGCGCCAGGACCCCGCCCAGGGCCTGGTCACCGAGGATCCCGCCATGAAGGAGGTCCTGGCCACGGTGGGCCGGGTGGCGCCCTCCGACATCCCCGTGCTCATCCAAGGAGAGAGCGGGACGGGCAAGGAGCTCATCGCCCGCGCCATCCACGAAAGGAGCCCCCGGGCGGGGCTCCCGTTCTTGGCCATCAATTGCGCGGCCGTGCCGGAGAGCCTCCTGGAGAGCGAGCTCTTCGGGCACGAGAAAGGATCCTTCACGGGCGCGATCGCGCGCAAGCCCGGCCTCTTCGAGCTCGCGGACCGGGGCGTGCTCCTGCTGGATGAGGTCGGGGAGGCGCCGCTGTCGGTCCAGGTCAAGCTCCTCCGGGTCCTGGAGACCAAGGAGTTCCTGCGCGTGGGGGGGACACGTCCGGTGCGCTCCGACGTCCGGATCGTCTCCGCCACGAATCGGAACCTCAAGGAGGAGATGCACGAGGGACGGTTCCGCGAGGACCTCTACTACCGCCTGAACGGCGTCAGCCTCCAGCTTCCCGCCCTGCGCGACCGCCGCGAGGACATCCCGCTCCTGGCCCGTCACTTCGTGGACCGCTTCGCGGGCAAGAAGAAGCTCAGCGCGAAAACCCTTGAGCTGCTGAAGGCCTATTCCTGGCCGGGGAACATCCGCGAGCTGTCGATGGCGATCCAACGGGCGGTGGTGCTTTGTGCCAAAGACACCATAGAACCCGACGACCTCCCGCTGGACGTTCGGACGCCGGACTGGAAGGCTCCCGCGGTGCGCACCGAACTCACGCTGGCGGAGATGGAACGCGAGTACATTGCGACCGTGCTCGAGCAGCACCAGGGGCACCGTGGGAAGACGGCCCGGGCTCTCGGCATCGATCCAAAGACTCTCTACAACAAGCTGAGCCAAGACCAGGTGCGCAAGAAGGGCGACGACCAGGAGGGCTAG